In the Portunus trituberculatus isolate SZX2019 chromosome 21, ASM1759143v1, whole genome shotgun sequence genome, one interval contains:
- the LOC123507114 gene encoding uncharacterized protein LOC123507114, which produces MDLAQDILQRHFPETRGLYACGAAFTLPPLQPGATSLFLQVVNRSAPLHLDSMADYGRLAGTHWLLLSSYGTQHSGQLAVYDSMYDELSACTTALVAQLQELHVPPPGAVMRPVQRQNDGYSCGLFALAFAFSIAVGQDPCTVRYDRASMAPHLVKCLEQGIVEAFPSVPVRRGR; this is translated from the coding sequence ATGGACCTGGCGCAGGATATACTGCAAAGGCATTTTCCGGAGACTCGCGGTCTGTACGCCTGCGGTGCGGCCTTCACCTTGCCGCCGCTCCAGCCCGGCGCCACGTCACTTTTCCTGCAAGTGGTGAACCGATCCGCGCCGCTGCACCTGGACTCCATGGCGGACTATGGCCGCCTGGCTGGTACCCACTGGCTGCTGCTGTCCTCCTACGGCACGCAGCACAGCGGCCAGCTGGCGGTGTATGACTCAATGTATGACGAACTGTCCGCCTGCACAACTGCACTGGTGGCGCAGCTGCAGGAGCTGCACGTGCCGCCACCTGGCGCTGTAATGCGGCCTGTGCAGCGGCAGAATGATGGATACAGCTGCGGCCTGTTCGCATTGGCCTTTGCCTTCAGCATTGCAGTGGGGCAGGACCCGTGCACCGTGCGCTACGATCGGGCCAGCATGGCACCACACCTGGTGAAGTGCCTGGAACAGGGCATCGTGGAGGCTTTCCCTTCTGTGCCTGTGAGAAGAGGCCGCTGA